The Brachyspira hyodysenteriae ATCC 27164 genome includes a window with the following:
- the xdh gene encoding selenium-dependent xanthine dehydrogenase codes for MGESAKIIINGKEMSFDSDRKLMDVLRNDCKCKSVKDGCSEGACGTCTVLIDGKPTKACIQTIGRLQGKSVQTIEGFTQREKDVYAHAFAVAGAVQCGFCIPGMVICAKGLIDQNPNPTRLEIVAAIKNNICRCTGYKKIIDAIELAAKMIRENIDVKEYKGKVKLGDRNIARVDAKEKALGIGEYCDDIELEGMLYGVAVRTKYPRAKILKIDISEAKALKGVVDVITAKDLPGAKKIGHIFHDWDVLIGEGETTRFIADGLALIVAEDEATAKKARDLVKIEYEELPLVRNPQEAMKEGAPLVHEERESNLLTHERLVKGNADEVIAKSKYKVTKHYELPWTEHAFMEAEVAVAMPFNGDGIFVYSSDQSVYDTKREVSMALGIEPDKVVVENKYVGGGFGGKEDMSVQHYAAIMAYRTKRPVKFKLTRQESINWHPKRHPMSIDMTTACDENGILTAMKATLITDAGAYASLSGPVLQRACTHAAGPYNYQVIDIEGKSFYTNNPPTGPFRGFGVPQSCFATEMNINLLAEMCGLDPWEIRYRNAIRPGQVLPNYQIADEATGLVETLEAVKDIYYNNKNVGIACSLKNSGVGVGLPDTGRVRLVVKDGKVNVYSAASCIGQGIATVLYQIVGETLDLNDDEIIINQPNTATSPDSGTTSGSRQTLITGEACKRACEDLKKDLAGKTLKDLEGKEYYGEWLTITDKMGVDKPHPVSHVAYSYATQVCILNDDGTINKIVAAHDIGKAINPIALEGQIEGGVVMSLGYALTEKFPLEDCVPKVKFGTLGLFRADKTPDVESIIIEKPGVPYGYGATGIGEISSIPTAPAVALAYYKFNGEFQTELPLKNTPYSR; via the coding sequence ATGGGCGAGAGTGCCAAGATTATCATTAATGGTAAAGAAATGAGCTTTGACTCAGACAGAAAGTTAATGGATGTTCTTAGGAATGACTGTAAATGCAAATCAGTAAAAGACGGATGTTCTGAAGGTGCTTGCGGAACTTGTACTGTTTTGATAGATGGAAAACCTACTAAAGCATGTATTCAAACTATAGGAAGATTGCAGGGCAAAAGCGTTCAAACAATAGAAGGTTTTACTCAAAGAGAAAAAGATGTATATGCTCATGCTTTTGCAGTTGCAGGTGCAGTTCAATGCGGATTCTGTATACCTGGTATGGTTATATGTGCTAAAGGATTAATAGATCAAAATCCTAATCCTACAAGACTTGAAATTGTTGCTGCTATAAAAAATAATATTTGCAGATGTACAGGATACAAAAAAATCATTGATGCTATAGAATTAGCTGCTAAAATGATTAGAGAAAACATTGATGTTAAAGAATACAAAGGTAAAGTAAAATTAGGCGATAGAAATATTGCTAGAGTAGATGCTAAAGAAAAAGCCTTAGGTATTGGCGAATACTGTGATGACATAGAGTTAGAAGGTATGCTATATGGTGTTGCTGTAAGAACTAAATATCCAAGAGCTAAAATATTAAAGATAGATATTAGCGAAGCAAAAGCTTTAAAAGGCGTAGTTGATGTAATAACTGCTAAAGATTTACCTGGTGCTAAGAAAATCGGACATATTTTCCATGACTGGGATGTACTTATCGGTGAAGGCGAAACTACAAGATTTATTGCTGATGGTTTGGCTTTAATCGTTGCTGAAGATGAAGCTACTGCTAAAAAAGCTAGAGATTTAGTAAAAATAGAATATGAAGAATTACCATTGGTAAGAAATCCTCAAGAAGCTATGAAAGAAGGAGCTCCTTTAGTTCATGAAGAAAGAGAAAGCAATTTACTTACTCATGAAAGATTAGTAAAAGGTAATGCTGATGAAGTAATAGCTAAATCTAAATATAAAGTTACAAAACATTATGAACTTCCTTGGACAGAGCATGCATTTATGGAAGCAGAAGTTGCTGTTGCTATGCCTTTCAATGGAGACGGAATATTCGTATATTCAAGCGACCAAAGTGTTTACGATACAAAAAGAGAAGTATCTATGGCTTTAGGTATAGAGCCTGATAAAGTTGTAGTAGAAAATAAATATGTAGGCGGCGGATTCGGCGGTAAGGAGGATATGAGTGTTCAGCATTATGCAGCTATAATGGCATATAGAACAAAAAGACCAGTTAAATTCAAACTTACAAGACAAGAAAGTATCAACTGGCACCCAAAACGTCACCCTATGAGCATAGATATGACTACTGCTTGTGATGAAAACGGTATACTTACAGCTATGAAAGCTACTTTAATTACAGATGCCGGTGCTTATGCTTCATTATCAGGCCCTGTACTTCAAAGAGCTTGTACACATGCTGCTGGTCCTTATAATTATCAAGTTATAGACATAGAGGGTAAATCTTTCTATACTAATAATCCTCCAACTGGACCATTCAGAGGATTCGGCGTACCTCAGTCTTGTTTTGCTACTGAAATGAATATAAACTTGCTTGCTGAAATGTGCGGTTTAGATCCTTGGGAAATAAGATATAGAAATGCTATACGTCCTGGTCAAGTGCTTCCTAACTATCAAATAGCTGATGAGGCTACAGGACTTGTTGAAACATTAGAAGCTGTTAAAGACATTTATTATAATAATAAAAATGTTGGTATAGCTTGTTCTTTGAAAAACTCTGGTGTAGGTGTTGGACTTCCTGACACAGGAAGGGTTCGTTTGGTAGTAAAAGACGGAAAAGTTAATGTATACTCTGCTGCTTCTTGTATTGGACAGGGTATAGCTACTGTTCTTTATCAAATAGTAGGTGAAACTCTTGATTTGAATGATGATGAAATAATTATTAATCAGCCTAATACTGCTACTTCTCCTGATTCTGGTACTACTTCAGGTTCAAGACAAACACTTATTACAGGTGAGGCTTGTAAGAGAGCTTGTGAAGACCTTAAGAAAGATTTGGCTGGTAAAACATTAAAAGATTTAGAAGGAAAAGAATATTACGGTGAATGGCTTACTATCACTGATAAAATGGGTGTTGATAAACCTCACCCTGTTTCTCATGTTGCATACAGTTATGCTACACAAGTATGTATACTTAATGATGACGGTACTATAAACAAAATAGTTGCTGCTCATGATATAGGAAAGGCTATTAACCCTATAGCTTTGGAAGGACAAATTGAAGGTGGTGTTGTTATGTCTTTAGGTTATGCTTTGACAGAAAAATTCCCGCTTGAAGATTGTGTACCTAAAGTGAAATTCGGTACTTTAGGTTTATTCAGAGCTGATAAAACTCCAGATGTTGAATCTATTATAATAGAAAAACCTGGTGTTCCTTATGGTTACGGTGCTACAGGTATAGGAGAGATTTCTAGTATACCTACTGCTCCTGCTGTTGCTTTAGCTTATTATAAGTTTAACGGTGAGTTCCAAACAGAACTGCCACTTAAAAATACTCCTTATTCAAGATAA
- the yqeB gene encoding selenium-dependent molybdenum cofactor biosynthesis protein YqeB, with translation MSLFNDELVIVRGAGDLATGIVYSLYKAHFKVIVLDMQYPSSIRRKVALSEAVYDGESKVEDIEAVLVKSYEEALNIITNKDYKKIPILIDPNCDILKNIKPTFLIDAIIAKKNLGTNKSMAKYTIALGPGFTAGKDCDIVIETMRGHNLGRMYLEGEAIPNTGIPGNIGGKEAERVIHASSDGIIENIKNIGDFVKEKEVIAYINNNNEKIEVLATFDGLLRGIIRDGFKVHKGLKIADIDPRKSEYDNCFTISDKARNLGGSVLTAMMYLYNR, from the coding sequence ATGAGTTTATTTAATGATGAACTTGTAATTGTAAGAGGAGCTGGTGATTTAGCTACAGGTATTGTGTATTCTTTATATAAGGCTCATTTCAAAGTCATTGTATTGGATATGCAATACCCCTCTTCTATTAGAAGAAAAGTTGCATTGTCTGAAGCTGTTTATGATGGTGAAAGTAAAGTAGAGGACATTGAAGCTGTATTGGTAAAAAGCTATGAAGAAGCTCTTAATATAATTACAAATAAAGATTATAAAAAGATTCCTATTCTTATAGATCCAAATTGTGATATACTAAAAAATATAAAACCAACATTTTTAATTGATGCTATAATTGCTAAAAAAAATCTTGGTACTAATAAATCTATGGCTAAATATACTATAGCATTAGGCCCCGGTTTTACTGCCGGAAAAGACTGTGACATTGTTATAGAAACTATGCGAGGTCATAATCTTGGAAGAATGTATTTAGAAGGAGAGGCTATACCTAATACAGGAATTCCCGGTAATATAGGCGGTAAAGAAGCTGAAAGAGTAATACATGCAAGTTCTGACGGTATTATTGAAAACATAAAAAACATAGGCGACTTTGTAAAAGAAAAAGAAGTTATAGCGTACATAAACAATAATAATGAAAAAATAGAAGTGCTTGCTACTTTTGACGGTCTTTTAAGAGGAATTATAAGAGATGGTTTTAAAGTTCATAAGGGTTTGAAAATAGCTGATATTGATCCTAGAAAATCTGAATATGATAATTGTTTTACCATTTCTGATAAGGCTAGAAATTTAGGCGGTTCTGTTCTTACTGCTATGATGTATTTATATAATAGATAA
- a CDS encoding ankyrin repeat domain-containing protein produces the protein MKNIISIISIFVLIACSGGNSSNTKQTENTQTNQTQTNEQVYINPTTTNTNEYVQVTKMYPMHSQTFFLAVQYNNIEDVKSYLAKGANPNAQDEYGFTALMYAALMGYDDIAKLLIEEGTDVNIKDNAGATALMYTARNTNYEMVEFLLKNGADVNIRDTSGETALYYSIQHDSFGQENAIKILNLLIKYGADVNTKDNDGASLLDVSYRISESFDKNKEMFKILVENGFDLESRIKTGRSDYDYTPLMIAALRNDYDMVKYLLDKGANPNTANNENKTALTIANDYGKFDISKLLIQQGANINTKDEHGLTALMNAAMIGDYEMVKFLLENGANINTKDNDGNTVLYYNIRYDHYEKEEKLENAKKIFNLLIKYGADVNTKDNDGASLLDTAYTTELALNREMFKVLVENGFDLESRIKGGEYYSPADYDYTPLMIAALRNDYDMVKFLVEKGADVNAKTHSEHSSVETPLLLSLDNEHPDYRYYYYKNENSSAAEFLINNGADINVTNEDGETPLMYASKLHNIKVVELLIQKGADINAFDNYGNTALMYGVNNLETVKLLVENGADVNFYKGGSTALILACKPSLEINIDVIKYLVSKNSDINAQDNEGYTALNKTLTTMPDFEIAHFLIEQGADVNIKNKNQYTPLIHLGMLEGSFYNISFQENRIKLAEVLLEKGADINAKDYNGYTSLMWACTRKSNESFVKFLVEKGADVNIEDDDGDTALDMAENLELREIADILKKAQRNVK, from the coding sequence ATGAAAAATATTATTTCCATTATTTCTATTTTTGTTTTAATAGCCTGCAGTGGAGGTAACAGCAGCAATACTAAACAAACAGAAAATACTCAAACTAATCAAACTCAAACAAATGAACAAGTATATATTAATCCAACAACTACAAATACTAATGAATATGTTCAAGTTACAAAAATGTATCCTATGCATTCTCAGACTTTCTTTTTAGCTGTACAATATAATAACATAGAAGACGTTAAATCATATTTAGCTAAAGGAGCAAATCCAAATGCTCAAGATGAATACGGTTTTACAGCATTAATGTACGCTGCTTTAATGGGATATGATGATATAGCAAAATTACTTATAGAAGAAGGTACTGATGTCAATATTAAAGATAATGCAGGTGCTACAGCATTAATGTATACTGCTAGAAATACAAATTATGAAATGGTTGAATTTTTATTAAAAAATGGTGCTGATGTAAACATTAGAGATACATCAGGAGAAACTGCATTATATTATAGTATTCAGCATGATAGTTTCGGACAAGAAAATGCTATAAAAATACTTAATTTATTAATAAAATACGGTGCTGATGTAAATACTAAAGACAATGATGGAGCATCTCTCCTTGATGTATCCTATAGAATTTCAGAATCTTTTGATAAAAATAAAGAAATGTTTAAAATATTAGTTGAAAATGGTTTTGATTTAGAGTCAAGAATAAAGACGGGTAGATCTGATTATGATTATACTCCTTTAATGATAGCAGCTTTAAGAAATGACTATGATATGGTTAAATATTTGCTTGATAAAGGTGCCAATCCTAATACAGCAAATAATGAAAACAAAACAGCTTTAACAATTGCTAATGATTATGGAAAATTTGATATTTCAAAATTACTTATACAACAAGGTGCAAATATAAACACAAAAGATGAACACGGTCTTACAGCATTAATGAACGCTGCTATGATAGGAGACTATGAAATGGTTAAATTTTTATTAGAAAATGGTGCCAATATAAATACTAAAGACAATGATGGAAACACTGTATTATATTATAATATTCGCTATGATCATTACGAAAAAGAAGAAAAACTAGAAAATGCTAAAAAAATATTTAATTTATTAATAAAATATGGTGCTGATGTAAATACTAAAGACAATGATGGAGCATCACTTCTTGATACAGCTTATACAACAGAATTGGCACTAAATAGAGAAATGTTTAAAGTATTAGTAGAAAATGGTTTTGACTTAGAATCAAGAATAAAGGGTGGGGAGTATTATTCTCCTGCTGATTATGATTATACTCCTTTAATGATAGCAGCTTTAAGAAATGACTATGATATGGTTAAATTTTTAGTTGAAAAAGGTGCCGATGTAAATGCTAAAACACATTCTGAACATAGCTCAGTAGAAACTCCCCTATTACTCTCATTAGATAATGAACATCCTGACTATAGATATTATTATTATAAAAATGAAAATTCATCTGCTGCAGAATTTTTAATAAATAATGGTGCAGATATAAATGTAACAAATGAGGATGGAGAGACACCTTTAATGTATGCTTCCAAACTTCATAATATAAAAGTGGTAGAACTTCTAATACAAAAAGGTGCTGATATAAATGCTTTCGATAATTATGGAAATACAGCCTTAATGTATGGTGTAAATAATTTAGAAACAGTAAAATTATTAGTTGAAAACGGTGCTGATGTAAACTTTTATAAAGGAGGAAGTACTGCTTTAATATTAGCATGTAAACCTAGTTTGGAAATAAATATAGACGTAATAAAATATTTAGTTTCAAAAAATTCTGATATAAATGCCCAAGATAATGAAGGATACACAGCTTTAAACAAAACTCTTACTACTATGCCAGACTTTGAAATAGCTCATTTTTTAATAGAGCAAGGTGCTGATGTAAACATAAAGAATAAAAACCAATATACTCCTTTGATACATCTTGGTATGCTTGAAGGTAGTTTTTATAATATAAGTTTTCAGGAAAATCGTATAAAATTAGCTGAAGTTTTATTAGAAAAAGGTGCAGATATTAATGCAAAAGATTATAATGGATACACTTCTTTAATGTGGGCTTGTACAAGAAAATCTAATGAATCATTTGTTAAATTTCTAGTAGAAAAAGGAGCCGATGTAAATATAGAAGATGACGATGGAGATACTGCTTTAGATATGGCAGAGAATCTTGAACTTAGAGAAATTGCAGATATTCTAAAAAAAGCTCAAAGAAATGTAAAGTAA
- a CDS encoding Rpn family recombination-promoting nuclease/putative transposase, with protein MKEINRLNDLFVRYLIGTEGDEDILENIVNAVLNDAGLESVSNLEIINPYNLAENENLKESIFDVKAKTKDGKKILIEIQLIGNNNFIKRILYYIAKNIASELKENENYINISQMISISFLNFNLNIGSETDIKKEHKCFQLSDINNPSLKLDDFQIHFIEIKRFAEILKNASIDAYNKNKLLTWIDFFTTKDLEKDIDKLIGGNDIMPKVIDKYKRFVADEKEMSAYNERDTFLYGQAAMLQYERAEGKKEGMEIGFKQGIEKGYKESQINIAKEMKKENMNIDVISRITGLSIEEIKKL; from the coding sequence ATGAAAGAAATTAACAGACTTAATGATTTATTCGTACGATATCTAATTGGTACTGAAGGTGATGAGGATATATTAGAAAATATTGTTAATGCTGTTTTGAATGATGCAGGTCTTGAATCTGTAAGCAATCTTGAAATTATTAATCCTTACAATCTAGCTGAAAATGAGAATTTAAAAGAGTCTATATTTGATGTTAAAGCAAAAACTAAAGACGGCAAAAAGATACTTATTGAAATACAGTTGATAGGAAATAATAACTTTATAAAAAGAATTTTATATTATATAGCAAAAAATATAGCTTCTGAATTAAAAGAGAATGAAAACTATATTAATATAAGTCAAATGATTAGCATTAGTTTTTTAAATTTTAATTTAAACATAGGAAGTGAAACTGATATAAAAAAAGAACATAAATGTTTTCAATTATCAGATATTAATAATCCTAGCCTTAAATTAGATGATTTTCAGATACATTTTATAGAGATAAAAAGATTTGCAGAAATATTAAAAAATGCTAGTATAGATGCTTATAATAAAAATAAGCTTTTGACATGGATTGATTTTTTCACCACTAAAGATTTAGAAAAAGATATTGATAAACTTATAGGAGGTAATGATATAATGCCTAAAGTTATAGATAAATATAAAAGATTTGTAGCAGATGAAAAAGAGATGTCTGCCTATAATGAAAGAGATACTTTTCTTTATGGACAGGCTGCTATGCTACAGTATGAGAGGGCAGAAGGAAAAAAAGAAGGTATGGAAATAGGATTTAAGCAAGGCATAGAAAAGGGTTATAAAGAAAGCCAAATAAATATAGCTAAAGAAATGAAAAAAGAAAATATGAATATTGATGTTATAAGCAGGATTACAGGTTTAAGTATAGAAGAAATAAAAAAATTATGA
- the hydA gene encoding dihydropyrimidinase — protein sequence MKKIIIKNGTIVNASETYKADVLIEDEKISQIGADLKCDGAEIIDASGKYVMPGGIDVHTHMDIDVGIGRAVDDFYTGTIAAACGGTTTIVDHMGFGPKDCDVFHQLKYYHTLADNKAVIDYSFHGVLQHVDEDVLKGLEVLAKEEGLQSTKLYLTYNYKIEDDNVVRVLKKMKEINGVSAFHAENHYVVEYLKKKFVEEGKTSAHYHPISRPAEAEAEAVNRIIHLSVVAGNAPVYIVHTSASKSVDEIVNARALGHKNIFSETCPQYLVLTDKEYDREDGLKFVMSPPLRKQEDCDRLWKAIADGHIQVIATDHCPFNYETDKVKGKDNFTKCPNGAGGVEERYPLMFSEGVMKGRISINKFVETLCYNPALIYGLYPQKGAIIPNADADITIIDPNKKSVITKSNMHGACDYTAYEGTELLCSIDTVISRGKIVCKDNKFLGNKGDGKFIKRKTLDHYADFSKHFKLGDYIDIDCN from the coding sequence ATGAAAAAGATTATTATAAAAAATGGTACTATTGTTAATGCTTCAGAAACTTATAAAGCTGATGTATTAATAGAAGATGAAAAAATTTCTCAAATAGGTGCTGATTTAAAATGCGACGGAGCAGAAATAATTGATGCTTCAGGCAAATATGTAATGCCAGGTGGAATAGATGTTCATACTCATATGGATATAGATGTGGGAATTGGAAGAGCAGTTGATGATTTCTATACCGGTACTATTGCTGCTGCTTGCGGAGGTACTACTACTATAGTTGATCATATGGGATTCGGCCCTAAAGATTGCGATGTGTTTCATCAATTAAAATATTATCATACTCTTGCTGATAATAAAGCTGTTATTGACTATAGCTTCCATGGAGTTTTACAGCATGTTGATGAAGATGTGCTTAAAGGACTTGAAGTATTAGCAAAAGAAGAAGGTTTGCAAAGTACAAAATTATATTTAACATATAATTATAAAATAGAAGATGATAATGTTGTAAGAGTATTAAAGAAGATGAAAGAGATTAATGGAGTTTCTGCTTTTCATGCTGAAAACCATTATGTAGTTGAGTATTTAAAGAAGAAATTTGTTGAAGAAGGCAAAACTTCTGCACATTATCACCCTATAAGCAGACCTGCAGAGGCTGAAGCTGAGGCAGTTAATAGAATTATACATTTATCAGTTGTAGCCGGAAATGCTCCTGTTTATATAGTTCATACTTCCGCTTCAAAGAGTGTTGATGAAATAGTTAATGCCAGAGCTTTAGGACATAAAAATATTTTCTCTGAAACTTGTCCTCAATATTTAGTTTTAACTGATAAAGAGTATGACAGAGAAGACGGACTTAAATTTGTAATGTCTCCTCCTTTAAGAAAACAGGAAGACTGCGACAGATTATGGAAAGCCATTGCAGACGGACATATTCAGGTAATAGCTACAGATCATTGTCCTTTTAATTATGAAACTGATAAGGTGAAAGGAAAAGACAATTTTACTAAATGCCCTAATGGTGCAGGCGGAGTAGAGGAGAGATACCCTTTGATGTTCTCTGAAGGCGTTATGAAAGGAAGAATAAGCATAAATAAATTCGTTGAAACTTTATGCTATAATCCAGCTTTGATATACGGACTTTATCCTCAAAAAGGTGCTATTATACCAAATGCTGATGCTGATATTACTATAATAGATCCTAATAAAAAATCAGTTATCACAAAATCAAATATGCATGGTGCTTGTGATTATACTGCTTATGAAGGAACGGAACTTTTATGCTCTATTGATACAGTTATATCAAGAGGTAAAATTGTATGCAAAGATAATAAGTTCTTAGGAAATAAAGGCGATGGTAAATTTATAAAGAGAAAAACTTTAGATCATTATGCTGATTTTTCTAAGCATTTTAAATTAGGTGATTATATAGATATTGATTGTAATTAA
- a CDS encoding LacI family DNA-binding transcriptional regulator, with protein sequence MAMNKKITMKEIAEIAGVTKTTISRYFNGGYLKEETKKRIRAIISEYDYEPNTFARLKAKKSHIIGIIVPALDSIVGARVLTGLEKTLREKHYMPIIMNTNHQHKLELQYIEKLKRLNVDGIVLSATYITEEHKNVLKKLDIPIVIYGQECSEGISIVNDDYNAGIDIGEYIGSKNHKNIGFITVDENDVAVGITRKNGVLDGLSNYGIENINIEVADFSYEKAKIATEKLLKNRDIDAIICSTDRQALGVYKVLKEMGLKIPDDVSVISFGGYDIDEIIEPGLSTIKFDSFNAGVCTANTLIDLINHVKVKNVLYVNYEFLERNSVK encoded by the coding sequence ATGGCTATGAATAAAAAAATTACTATGAAAGAAATAGCAGAAATTGCTGGTGTAACAAAAACTACTATATCCAGATACTTTAACGGCGGATATCTAAAAGAAGAAACAAAAAAAAGAATAAGAGCAATAATATCAGAATATGATTATGAACCAAATACATTTGCAAGATTAAAAGCAAAAAAAAGTCATATTATAGGAATAATAGTACCTGCTTTGGACTCTATAGTTGGTGCAAGAGTATTAACAGGACTAGAAAAAACACTTAGAGAAAAGCATTATATGCCTATAATAATGAATACAAATCATCAGCATAAATTGGAATTGCAGTATATAGAAAAATTAAAAAGACTAAATGTTGATGGAATAGTATTGAGTGCCACATATATTACTGAAGAACATAAAAATGTATTAAAAAAATTAGATATACCAATTGTAATCTATGGTCAGGAATGCAGTGAAGGAATAAGCATAGTTAATGATGATTATAATGCTGGTATAGACATAGGAGAATATATAGGAAGCAAGAATCATAAAAATATAGGCTTTATAACTGTAGATGAAAATGATGTTGCTGTTGGGATAACAAGAAAAAATGGCGTATTAGACGGATTATCCAACTATGGAATAGAAAATATAAATATAGAAGTAGCAGATTTTTCATATGAGAAAGCAAAAATAGCAACAGAAAAATTATTAAAAAATAGAGATATAGATGCTATAATATGTTCAACAGACAGACAAGCTTTAGGAGTATACAAAGTATTAAAGGAAATGGGACTAAAAATTCCAGATGATGTGTCTGTAATATCTTTCGGAGGATATGATATTGATGAAATAATAGAGCCTGGACTTTCAACAATAAAATTTGATTCTTTTAATGCTGGAGTATGCACAGCAAATACATTAATAGATTTAATTAATCATGTAAAAGTGAAAAATGTTCTTTATGTTAATTATGAATTCTTAGAAAGAAATAGCGTAAAGTAA
- a CDS encoding PTS transporter subunit EIIC: MAINYKKTAEEIIRVVNKDNIISAAFCATRLRLIVKSRESIKDSDVQKIEGVKGVFFNSDQYQIILGTGVVNKVYAEVVNLGVTGASKQNTEETKKVGEKNNFRKFIRIFADVFVPIMPAMIATGLFLGLKGALINDSFLGLFNLQMSNIPVSVMTFMSVLTETTFAFLPALVCWSTFRVFGGSPILGILLGLMLVSPALPNAYLVANPDSGVKPIMLFGFIPIVGYQGSILPALIAGIIGSKVELNLRKVIPNIIDILATPFLTLLIMLILSLAVIGPIFHIVEQWILIAINFSLSLPFGIGGFIIGFGIIFIVVTGVHHIMNLIEISLLAATTFNPINPLLSVANLAAGAACLAVTLKTRRKTVKAMGYGATLSAWLGITEPAIFGINIRYGIKPMVCGAIAAGITGLIARLLNLQATANGVTGIPGALLYIYDGKQLVGYISVALVTVILSFTLTWFFGVPDEYMQEDEE, from the coding sequence ATGGCTATTAATTATAAAAAAACTGCTGAAGAAATTATTAGAGTAGTTAATAAAGATAATATTATTTCCGCCGCTTTCTGTGCCACTAGATTAAGATTAATAGTAAAATCGAGAGAAAGTATAAAAGATTCAGATGTTCAGAAAATAGAAGGTGTTAAGGGGGTATTTTTTAATTCAGACCAATATCAGATAATATTAGGTACAGGGGTGGTAAATAAAGTTTATGCTGAAGTTGTTAATTTAGGTGTTACAGGAGCATCAAAACAAAATACGGAAGAAACTAAAAAAGTGGGAGAGAAAAATAATTTTAGAAAGTTTATCCGTATATTTGCTGATGTATTTGTACCAATAATGCCTGCTATGATTGCTACAGGATTATTTTTAGGGCTTAAAGGTGCTTTAATTAATGATAGTTTTTTAGGGTTATTCAACTTGCAAATGTCAAATATACCTGTTTCTGTTATGACATTTATGAGTGTTTTAACAGAAACGACATTTGCATTTTTACCTGCTTTGGTATGTTGGTCAACATTTAGGGTATTCGGAGGATCTCCTATATTGGGTATATTATTAGGATTGATGCTTGTTTCACCTGCTTTGCCTAATGCATATTTAGTAGCCAATCCGGACAGCGGAGTTAAACCTATAATGTTATTTGGATTTATACCAATAGTAGGATATCAAGGAAGCATACTTCCTGCACTTATTGCCGGCATAATAGGTTCTAAAGTGGAATTAAATTTAAGAAAAGTAATACCAAATATAATAGATATACTAGCAACACCTTTTTTAACTTTACTCATAATGCTGATATTATCTTTAGCCGTAATAGGTCCTATTTTTCATATAGTTGAACAATGGATATTGATAGCTATAAATTTTTCTTTATCATTACCTTTTGGAATAGGAGGATTTATAATAGGGTTTGGAATAATATTTATAGTTGTAACAGGAGTACACCATATAATGAACTTGATAGAAATATCATTACTTGCTGCTACTACTTTTAACCCTATTAATCCTCTTTTATCAGTTGCCAATTTGGCTGCAGGTGCTGCTTGTTTAGCTGTTACATTAAAAACTAGAAGAAAAACTGTAAAAGCTATGGGATATGGTGCTACATTATCAGCTTGGCTAGGTATAACAGAGCCTGCTATATTCGGTATAAATATAAGATATGGAATAAAGCCTATGGTTTGCGGAGCTATTGCTGCCGGTATAACAGGTTTGATTGCAAGATTATTGAATTTACAGGCTACTGCTAATGGTGTTACAGGAATACCTGGAGCATTGCTTTATATTTATGACGGAAAACAATTAGTTGGTTATATTTCCGTTGCTTTAGTTACTGTTATTTTATCTTTTACTCTTACTTGGTTTTTTGGTGTTCCTGATGAGTATATGCAGGAAGATGAGGAGTAA